The Vicia villosa cultivar HV-30 ecotype Madison, WI linkage group LG1, Vvil1.0, whole genome shotgun sequence genome includes a region encoding these proteins:
- the LOC131654722 gene encoding protein MAIN-LIKE 1-like, whose protein sequence is MIVPTHRRGPTDIAYVASLGVNKQVILPIWYHYHTVPTSDVFLPEEMPFSVHVVRRRGGAIDGIRQRGRQRREADGEGQQGVAPEVGPQHPAFPGGPTDTSLLIRYRNHVACHLWLGEERRPKSTLKVVAHGSKLIGWVPAMLPRQMNDWLVAYGLSSLQYTSLARVDTHILSTFVERWNPETSSFHMSFGEMTITLDDVSCHLHVPIRGELVDPNFVVTDYDAIHLAVELFGVSLSDATREAYSVRGPYYKLDWLKQVFKQQRAADNFTGAMRAYMMLLLGCTILADKTFTLVEAKYLPLLRYLDTCGRYCWGAAAVVTLYRYLGDASFYSCKQLGVYASLLQCWIHEYFPTVGKRGTSGLCGIDSPMARAMKWEYRQGTQKVDDIQVVLDQLTPRDTVWLPFEDHREHRPFDDICLYRGGLKWYDTLDVDVEWATYMQSVLQVIRSHDASPTVFATIPYETDDDYLAWYYTVSHPRLRAPRGDQPMEVPVPVYDEGPSDPRLSFISHELHPYLQCHQACPEDEQFLEIFRALRLAQGGPLPREGPITYDNESD, encoded by the exons ATGATTGTACCAACCCACCGGAGAGGACCTACTGatattgcctatgtggcatcactagGGGTGAATAAGCAAGTGATCTTACCGATATGGTATCACTATCACACCGTACCAACATCCGATGTTTTCCTGCCAGAGGAAATGCCTTTTTCAGTACAtg tggtTCGTAGAAGAGGAGGTGCGATCGATGGAATACGTCAAAGAGGAAGACAACGTCGAGAGGCTGATGGCGAGGGACAGCAGGGAGTTGCACCTGAGGTTGGTCCGCAGCACCCGGCATTTCCCGGAGGACCGACTGATACTTCTTTATTGATTAGATATCGGAATCATGTTGCCTGTCATTTATGGTTGGGCGAG GAGAGACGACCAAAGTCAACCTTAAAGGTTGTTGCACATGGCAGCAAATTAATAGGATGGGTTCCGGCAATGCTCCCAAGGCAGATGAATGATTGGTTAGTTGCATATGGTCTATCATCTTTGCAGTATACTAGTTTGGCCAGGGTAGATACGCATATTTTATCTACTTTTGTTGAGAGATGGAATCCTGAAACATCATCATTTCATATGTCGTTCGGCGAGATGACCATCACGCTAGATGATGTTTCATGTCATCTTCATGTACCGATTAGGGGCGAGCTAGTTGACCCCAATTTTGTTGTCACTGATTATGATGCTATCCATCTAGCTGTTGAGTTGTTTGGTGTTTCACTGAGTGATGCAACTAGGGAGGCTTATTCTGTTAGGGGTCCTTACTATAAATTGGATTGGTTGAAGCAAGTTTTTAAGCAACAAAGAGCTGCAGATAACTTTACAGGTGCTATGAGAGCATACATGATGTTGCTATTAGGTTGTACTATTCTTGCCGACAAGACTTTTACTCTTGTCGAGGCAAAATATCTACCACTATTGAGATATTTGGATACTTGTGGAAGATATTGCTGGGGGGCAGCTGCAGTGGTTACTCTATACAGATACTTAGGGGATGCTTCATTTTATTCATGCAAGCAGCTTGGCGTTTATGCCTCTCTTCTTCAG tgttggattcatgagTATTTTCCAACTGTTGGAAAGAGAGGTACTTCTGGGTTATGTGGCATTGATAGTCCAATGGCTAGGGCGATGAAATGGGAATATAGGCAGGGGACGCAAAAAGTGGATGACATCCAAGTTGTGTTAGATCAGTTGACCCCTCGGGATACCGTCTGGCTCCCTTTTGAGGATCATAGGGAGCACCGTCCTTTTGATGATATCTGTTTGTACCGGGGTGGTTTGAAGTGGTATG ACACACTTGATGTGGATGTTGAGTGGGCTACATATATGCAGAGTGTGTTGCAGGTGATCCGATCCCACGATGCTTCCCCAACTGTGTTTGCCACCATACCATATGAGACAGACGATGATTATTTGGCGTGGTATTATACGGTGTCACATCCTCGTTTGAGAGCACCACGAGGTGATCAGCCGATGGAGGTACCAGTGCCTGTCTATGACGAAGGACCGTCTGACCCGAGGTTATCATTTATATCTCATGAGCTTCATCCTTACTTACAGTGTCATCAGGCATGTCCTGAAGACGAACAGTTTCTAGAGATATTTAGAGCACTCAGACTTGCACAGGGCGGACCATTACCTAGGGAAGGTCCAATTACTTATGACAATGAGTCTGATTGA